A genomic stretch from Luteolibacter flavescens includes:
- the pabB gene encoding aminodeoxychorismate synthase component I codes for MDHAATALAPLDGLTPAEVAGSLAHLPGLVFFDTSGNLPSSYGAPVSIIAARPRELLEGSINNAADRARLRAALARGAALPAPDRGFPLGGLCGWIGYGGDFVFGDFPGMLVHDHRSGRWHEAGTLSAERRTAPMPRPRIGSFRPLMARDTFLAAVRRIHEWIVAGDIYQVNLTQAFVAEVRGEHLYGLYETLRECSPAPLAAYLSLGGKEILSSSPETFLRLSGRGIETRPIKGTRPRFADPDEDRRSAYELQTSPKEIAELVMITDLLRNDLGQVCEYGSVQVAEMLQLETLAQVHHLVSTVTGTLRGDTDHVDAIAACFPGGSITGAPKKRAMEIIAELEEEPRGIYCGGIGYLGYHGESQFNIAIRTLIRDGETLSYHVGAGIVADSEPETEYEETLHKAAGIRLAVERY; via the coding sequence GTGGACCACGCCGCCACCGCCCTAGCCCCGCTCGACGGCCTGACGCCTGCCGAGGTCGCGGGCTCGCTCGCGCACTTGCCGGGCCTGGTCTTCTTCGACACCTCGGGGAACCTGCCTTCGAGCTACGGCGCGCCCGTCTCCATCATCGCCGCGCGCCCGCGCGAGCTGCTGGAGGGATCCATCAATAATGCGGCGGACCGGGCGAGGCTGCGGGCCGCGCTCGCGAGGGGTGCTGCCTTGCCAGCGCCGGACCGTGGATTCCCGCTCGGCGGGCTGTGCGGATGGATCGGCTACGGCGGCGATTTCGTCTTCGGCGACTTCCCGGGAATGCTCGTCCACGACCACCGCAGCGGACGTTGGCACGAGGCAGGCACGCTTTCCGCGGAGCGCCGCACCGCGCCGATGCCGCGCCCGCGGATCGGCAGCTTTCGCCCGCTGATGGCGCGGGACACCTTCCTCGCGGCCGTGCGACGCATCCACGAGTGGATCGTGGCGGGTGACATCTATCAGGTGAATCTCACGCAGGCCTTCGTCGCGGAGGTGCGCGGCGAGCACCTCTACGGCCTTTACGAGACGCTGCGCGAGTGCTCCCCCGCCCCGCTGGCCGCCTACCTCTCGCTCGGGGGTAAGGAGATCCTTTCCTCCTCGCCGGAGACCTTCCTGCGGCTCTCCGGCCGGGGCATCGAGACGCGCCCGATCAAGGGCACGCGCCCGCGCTTCGCCGATCCCGACGAGGACCGGCGCTCCGCCTACGAGCTCCAGACCAGCCCGAAGGAAATCGCCGAGCTGGTGATGATCACCGACCTGCTGCGGAACGACCTCGGCCAGGTCTGCGAATACGGCAGCGTGCAGGTCGCGGAAATGCTCCAGCTCGAGACGCTCGCGCAGGTGCATCACCTGGTCTCCACCGTCACCGGCACCCTGCGTGGCGATACGGACCACGTGGACGCCATCGCCGCGTGCTTCCCCGGCGGCAGCATCACCGGCGCGCCGAAGAAGCGAGCCATGGAAATCATCGCGGAGCTGGAGGAGGAGCCGCGCGGCATCTACTGCGGCGGCATCGGGTATCTCGGCTACCACGGCGAGAGCCAGTTCAATATCGCCATCCGCACCCTCATCCGCGACGGCGAAACGCTGAGCTACCACGTCGGTGCCGGCATCGTGGCCGACTCCGAGCCGGAGACGGAATACGAGGAAACGCTGCACAAGGCCGCAGGCATACGGCTGGCGGTGGAGAGGTATTGA
- a CDS encoding HU family DNA-binding protein, producing the protein MEPKPLARLQNCISRLRLPSQAIETPLARNQHDFSHFFAGQTPPCVVSNPRAARRTTFTRKAMATITKRELVIKISNETGLTQQQVFDVIQKTLDSITDSLSNGDTVVMRNFGAFQVKETKAKIGRNPKDPDKDVPIPARAVVKFKPGKEMKEQVARTLPMIRERDK; encoded by the coding sequence ATGGAACCGAAGCCCTTGGCAAGGTTGCAAAACTGCATTTCAAGACTACGTCTGCCGTCACAGGCGATTGAAACGCCGCTGGCACGGAACCAGCATGATTTTTCGCACTTTTTCGCGGGACAAACTCCGCCCTGTGTGGTGTCCAATCCCCGCGCCGCACGCAGAACCACCTTCACCCGTAAAGCCATGGCAACCATCACCAAACGCGAGCTCGTCATCAAAATCTCCAACGAAACCGGCCTCACCCAACAGCAGGTGTTCGACGTGATCCAGAAGACCCTCGATTCCATCACCGACTCTCTTTCCAACGGTGACACGGTGGTGATGCGGAATTTCGGCGCCTTCCAGGTGAAGGAGACGAAGGCGAAGATCGGCCGCAACCCGAAGGATCCGGACAAGGATGTGCCGATCCCGGCCCGCGCCGTCGTGAAGTTCAAGCCGGGCAAGGAAATGAAGGAGCAGGTGGCACGCACCCTCCCGATGATCCGCGAGCGCGACAAGTGA
- a CDS encoding septal ring lytic transglycosylase RlpA family protein → MLLASCAYPGGDYQGYMTKSYHVRGQTYYPMGVDQAIHHVETGTASWYDESSFLGLKRGQTSLGEKVMPWHLIAAHKTLPLPCVVQVTNLQNGKSVKCRVNDRGPFIGDRIIDLSPRAAKKIGFRDQGLAEVEVKVLSVGDGDYKRSAKRKWFFGIF, encoded by the coding sequence TTGCTCCTGGCCTCCTGCGCCTACCCCGGCGGGGATTACCAGGGCTACATGACGAAGTCCTATCACGTCCGCGGGCAGACCTACTACCCCATGGGCGTGGACCAGGCGATCCACCACGTGGAGACGGGCACCGCCTCGTGGTACGATGAATCTAGTTTCTTGGGGTTGAAGCGCGGCCAGACCTCGCTGGGCGAGAAGGTGATGCCCTGGCACCTCATCGCCGCGCACAAGACGCTGCCCCTGCCCTGCGTGGTGCAGGTGACGAACCTGCAGAACGGCAAGTCCGTGAAGTGCCGCGTGAACGACCGCGGGCCCTTCATCGGCGACCGCATCATCGACCTCTCGCCACGCGCCGCGAAGAAGATCGGCTTCCGCGACCAGGGACTCGCCGAGGTGGAGGTGAAGGTCCTCTCCGTCGGCGATGGCGACTACAAGCGCAGCGCGAAGCGGAAGTGGTTCTTCGGGATTTTTTGA
- a CDS encoding response regulator, translated as MTSAKRTIAIVEDDSLLRESFRETLSASDKWTVTGCYGRAETALEGLQKDAPEACVVDIQLPGLSGIQLLRKVKPLCPNTQFLMVTVFEDADRVFEALAAGASGYVLKRDIDERLLESLDDVVAGGSPMSSGIARKVVQHFQLPVQLPVAEPVEDYHLTQREKETLDLLAKGYLYKEIAHELGVRMETVSFHLGNIYRKLHVRTRTEAVLKYMKREAEGN; from the coding sequence ATGACTTCGGCCAAGCGCACCATTGCCATCGTCGAGGATGACTCGCTGCTGCGGGAGTCCTTCCGAGAAACACTGTCCGCCTCCGACAAGTGGACCGTCACCGGCTGCTATGGCCGCGCCGAGACGGCACTGGAAGGCCTGCAGAAGGATGCACCGGAAGCCTGCGTCGTGGACATCCAGCTCCCCGGCCTCTCCGGCATCCAGCTCCTGCGGAAGGTGAAGCCGCTGTGCCCGAATACCCAGTTCCTCATGGTGACCGTCTTCGAGGATGCCGACCGCGTCTTCGAAGCCCTCGCCGCGGGTGCGTCCGGGTACGTGCTGAAGCGCGACATCGACGAGCGGCTGCTGGAGTCGCTGGATGACGTCGTGGCCGGCGGCTCGCCGATGTCCAGCGGCATCGCCCGCAAGGTGGTGCAGCATTTCCAACTGCCCGTGCAACTGCCCGTCGCCGAACCGGTGGAAGACTACCACCTGACCCAGCGGGAGAAGGAAACGCTCGACCTGCTGGCGAAGGGATATCTCTACAAGGAGATCGCCCACGAGTTGGGAGTGCGCATGGAAACGGTGAGCTTCCACCTTGGTAATATCTACCGGAAGCTCCACGTAAGGACCCGGACGGAAGCCGTCCTGAAATACATGAAGCGCGAGGCGGAGGGAAATTAA
- a CDS encoding formylglycine-generating enzyme family protein — MKRLALLPLLAVPLHAKEPEVPSPQYLPVTEQIHALVTKKEGAPATAADMKAYTEKVPLANDGTFDMVAVPGGEFTIGSPAGEAGRKDNEGPQVKVALEPFWIGKFEMTWDIYRAFMENGKARNKDGTLNRDSDLKTSEAPEIKEGETLVDVVSQPTPPYVPMHFSMGDGYGAGWPAIAMTHHAASKFCEWLTAQTGHYYRLPTEAEWEYACRAGTTTAYSFGDDPAQLGDYAWSMDNAEYTYQKVGQKKPNPWGIHDMHGNVSEWCLDAYLPDAYAKWKPGDKGPWHPAVNRYPHVTRGGHYYDGGPETLRSAARVPSDPSWKAIDPQNPKSIWYLTSCQYIGLRVVRPMKVPEVKEMHRMWNTGPGPTE; from the coding sequence ATGAAACGCCTCGCCCTCCTGCCCCTGCTCGCCGTGCCTCTCCATGCAAAGGAGCCCGAAGTACCAAGCCCGCAGTACTTGCCCGTGACCGAGCAGATCCACGCGCTGGTGACGAAGAAGGAGGGAGCACCCGCCACCGCCGCGGACATGAAGGCCTACACGGAAAAGGTGCCGCTGGCGAATGACGGCACCTTCGACATGGTCGCGGTGCCGGGCGGTGAATTCACCATCGGCTCGCCCGCGGGCGAGGCTGGCCGGAAGGACAATGAAGGCCCGCAGGTGAAGGTGGCGCTGGAGCCCTTCTGGATCGGCAAGTTCGAGATGACCTGGGACATCTACCGCGCCTTCATGGAAAACGGGAAGGCGCGCAACAAGGACGGCACGCTGAACCGCGACTCCGACCTGAAGACCTCCGAAGCGCCGGAGATCAAGGAAGGCGAGACGCTCGTGGACGTGGTCAGCCAGCCGACGCCGCCCTACGTGCCGATGCACTTCAGCATGGGCGACGGCTACGGCGCGGGATGGCCGGCCATCGCGATGACGCATCACGCCGCCAGCAAGTTCTGCGAATGGCTGACCGCCCAGACCGGCCACTACTACCGCCTGCCGACCGAGGCGGAGTGGGAGTATGCCTGCCGCGCCGGCACCACCACCGCATACTCCTTTGGCGATGATCCCGCCCAGCTCGGCGACTACGCGTGGTCCATGGACAATGCGGAGTACACCTACCAGAAGGTGGGCCAGAAGAAGCCGAATCCCTGGGGCATCCACGACATGCACGGGAATGTCTCCGAGTGGTGCCTGGATGCCTACCTGCCCGACGCCTATGCGAAGTGGAAGCCCGGCGACAAGGGCCCATGGCACCCGGCGGTGAACCGCTACCCGCACGTCACGCGCGGCGGCCACTACTACGACGGCGGCCCGGAGACCCTGCGCTCCGCCGCGCGCGTCCCGTCCGATCCCTCGTGGAAGGCGATCGACCCGCAGAACCCGAAGTCCATCTGGTACCTCACGAGCTGCCAGTACATCGGCCTCCGCGTGGTGCGCCCGATGAAGGTGCCGGAGGTGAAGGAGATGCACCGCATGTGGAATACCGGCCCGGGACCCACGGAGTGA
- a CDS encoding histidine kinase has product MWKLLVKVVATAVVAANAAMAIQPYEPDEHTLHLWHLDEAGPPFKDDGVSPTPLLGLLNGAKAGQPPYPGFGAAISFQPEPGGDRDYGPILLAKPELDYGPKDNVDPPFPIMGIDGAFTIEALVKFEVMPADAEGLAFDIVSMDDEVTANRVFIFRVEKPGFLCFLPISGSAVRGGGLATLPTSGPHAANTTDWFHAAVAYDGREGAVNNLKLYWTKLESGHTGANMIGRGTLTADLGRQLADFAIGNTGNRQTGHAPREFFPGLIDEVRISSIARAPYDFCFVSEEEKNRLDEIMRRTPPQVPPLGMMLQQIQVGEVPVVLPKPGQPLVLGPGLHRLDFDFSFLPGVTADPLAVRCRLEGLGDEWHPAARGMTMEWEMLDAAGTVLTQRVFANTGSSAGWQIDALSSPMVPRTEPIFIPEGTRKIRVTLSSGAPDTTGTWVIDDIVLARSADPLNNLWEDGGFQEGERMNQIGGIPLYWERRGTEPAIARLMQMRGVSLGLLDAEQEHSALWTSTRDLGVRPAKGGETFLLSWTEAFNVIPGASLRASYLNVPPGEYAFQAIAMGSEPQPATASLTFPLRVKRPIWERDWFAPLAVAAGVMGTALLFFAAYRRRARHRLAEIKLQHAVERDRARIARDMHDDLGTRVTVLNLAASFVRRAIDGDPERARQQVVRLESAARDLVTAMDGLVWAVNPKNDTLDHLATHLSAVAQEIFRDSPVRLRIDIADDLPPLTLRSDFRHHFALGVKEALHNILKHAGACEATFALHLDHGDLVAEISDKGQGFDTAIPREGNGLVNLAARFTELGGTCVIESSPGEGTRAIFRCQIPKVPALPGA; this is encoded by the coding sequence ATGTGGAAGCTTCTGGTCAAGGTGGTGGCGACGGCGGTGGTGGCAGCGAATGCCGCGATGGCGATACAGCCCTACGAACCGGACGAGCATACCCTCCACCTCTGGCACCTCGACGAGGCGGGCCCGCCCTTCAAGGACGACGGCGTAAGCCCCACCCCGCTGCTCGGCCTGCTGAATGGCGCGAAGGCAGGGCAGCCGCCCTACCCCGGCTTTGGCGCGGCGATTTCCTTCCAGCCCGAGCCGGGGGGTGACCGGGACTACGGTCCCATCCTGCTGGCGAAGCCCGAGCTGGACTACGGGCCGAAGGACAATGTCGATCCGCCCTTCCCGATCATGGGGATCGACGGGGCCTTCACCATCGAGGCGCTGGTGAAGTTCGAGGTGATGCCCGCGGATGCCGAGGGCCTCGCCTTCGACATCGTCAGCATGGACGACGAGGTGACGGCGAACCGCGTCTTCATCTTCCGCGTCGAGAAGCCGGGCTTCCTCTGCTTCCTGCCCATCAGCGGCAGTGCCGTGCGTGGCGGTGGCCTCGCCACCCTGCCGACCTCCGGCCCGCACGCGGCGAATACCACGGACTGGTTCCACGCCGCCGTGGCCTACGACGGGCGCGAGGGTGCGGTGAACAACCTGAAGCTCTACTGGACGAAGCTGGAATCCGGCCACACGGGCGCGAACATGATCGGCCGCGGCACCCTGACCGCCGACCTCGGCCGCCAGCTCGCCGACTTCGCGATCGGGAATACCGGGAACCGCCAGACCGGACACGCCCCGCGGGAGTTCTTCCCCGGTCTCATCGACGAGGTCCGCATCAGCAGCATCGCCCGCGCGCCGTACGACTTCTGCTTCGTGAGCGAGGAGGAAAAGAACCGCCTCGACGAGATCATGCGCCGCACCCCGCCGCAGGTGCCCCCGCTGGGGATGATGCTCCAGCAGATCCAGGTGGGCGAGGTGCCGGTGGTGCTGCCAAAGCCCGGGCAGCCGCTCGTGCTGGGGCCCGGCCTCCACCGGCTGGACTTCGACTTCAGCTTCCTCCCCGGCGTGACCGCGGACCCGCTGGCCGTGCGCTGCCGGCTGGAGGGCCTGGGCGATGAGTGGCACCCGGCCGCGCGCGGCATGACCATGGAGTGGGAGATGCTGGATGCCGCAGGGACCGTCCTCACGCAGCGCGTCTTCGCGAATACGGGATCGAGCGCCGGCTGGCAGATCGATGCGCTGAGCTCCCCCATGGTGCCACGCACCGAGCCGATCTTCATCCCCGAGGGGACGCGGAAGATCCGCGTAACCCTCTCCTCCGGCGCGCCGGATACCACGGGCACCTGGGTCATCGACGACATCGTCCTCGCCCGCTCGGCGGACCCGCTGAACAACCTGTGGGAAGACGGCGGCTTCCAGGAAGGCGAGCGCATGAACCAAATCGGCGGCATCCCGCTCTACTGGGAAAGGCGCGGCACCGAGCCCGCCATCGCACGCCTGATGCAGATGCGCGGTGTCTCGCTCGGCCTGCTGGATGCCGAGCAGGAGCACTCCGCGCTGTGGACCTCCACGCGCGACCTGGGCGTGAGACCGGCGAAAGGAGGCGAGACCTTCCTGCTGAGCTGGACGGAAGCTTTCAATGTGATCCCCGGCGCATCCCTCCGCGCCAGCTATCTGAATGTGCCGCCGGGCGAGTATGCCTTCCAGGCCATCGCCATGGGATCGGAGCCACAGCCCGCGACGGCCAGCCTGACCTTTCCCCTGCGCGTGAAGCGCCCCATCTGGGAGCGCGACTGGTTTGCTCCCCTGGCCGTGGCGGCCGGCGTCATGGGGACGGCGCTGCTCTTCTTCGCCGCATATCGCCGCCGCGCCCGCCACCGGCTGGCGGAGATCAAGCTGCAGCACGCGGTGGAGCGCGACCGCGCCCGCATCGCCCGCGACATGCATGATGACCTCGGTACGCGCGTGACGGTGCTGAATCTGGCGGCCTCCTTCGTGCGCCGCGCGATCGATGGCGATCCGGAGCGGGCGCGCCAGCAGGTCGTGCGCCTGGAGTCCGCCGCTCGCGATCTGGTCACCGCGATGGACGGCCTGGTGTGGGCGGTGAATCCGAAGAACGACACGCTGGACCACCTGGCCACGCACCTTTCCGCCGTGGCGCAGGAAATCTTCCGCGACAGCCCGGTGCGCCTGCGGATCGACATCGCGGACGATCTGCCGCCGCTCACGCTGCGGTCGGATTTCCGCCATCACTTCGCGCTCGGGGTGAAGGAAGCGCTGCACAATATCCTGAAACACGCGGGCGCGTGCGAGGCCACCTTCGCGCTGCATCTCGACCACGGCGACCTGGTCGCGGAAATCTCCGACAAGGGACAAGGCTTTGACACTGCGATCCCGCGCGAGGGCAATGGCCTGGTGAATCTCGCCGCGCGCTTCACCGAACTCGGCGGCACCTGCGTGATCGAATCTTCGCCCGGGGAAGGCACGCGTGCGATCTTCCGTTGCCAGATCCCGAAAGTTCCGGCATTGCCGGGTGCATGA
- a CDS encoding DUF1501 domain-containing protein, whose translation MNVFQQLHLDRARHLTRRHFLQNCSIGLGGMWLGTQAQGATLRKDPANPLMPDLSHFAPKAKRVIYLHMAGSPSQLELFDHKPELAKLDGKDCPQEFLAGKQFAFIQGVPKMLGSQFPFHRAGQSGQWISDRLPHFEEVIDDVCFIKSMWTDQFNHGPAQLLMHTGSQIPGSPSAGAWSTYGLGSENSNLPGFIVLTSGGKNPDAGKSVWGAGYLPSVYQGVQCRSQGEPVLYLSNPDGVSQALRRKTLDALNDLNQRVATDFGDPETVTRIAQYEMAFRMQIHASDAFDMKHESEATHRLYGTRPGQESFANNCLLARRLAERGVRFIQLFDWGWDSHGTDKGTDLKQGFVDKCNEIDRPIAALLKDLKQRGLLEETLVIWSGEFGRTPMRENRGGVEMPFVGRDHHTGAFTVWVAGGGVKPGFSYGETDPVGYDAIIDKVSAHDFHATLMTLLGFDHKRLTYPFQGLDQRLSNVTKPSRVVKEIFA comes from the coding sequence ATGAATGTCTTCCAACAACTCCATCTGGATCGCGCGCGGCACCTGACCCGTCGGCACTTCCTGCAGAACTGCTCCATCGGTCTCGGCGGGATGTGGCTGGGCACGCAGGCGCAGGGTGCCACCTTGAGGAAAGACCCGGCCAATCCGCTGATGCCGGACCTCTCCCACTTCGCGCCAAAGGCGAAGCGCGTGATCTACCTCCACATGGCCGGCTCGCCGAGCCAGCTCGAGCTCTTCGACCACAAGCCGGAACTCGCGAAGCTGGATGGCAAGGACTGCCCGCAGGAATTCCTCGCAGGCAAGCAATTCGCCTTCATCCAAGGCGTGCCAAAAATGCTCGGCTCGCAATTCCCCTTTCACCGGGCAGGGCAAAGCGGCCAGTGGATCTCCGACCGCCTGCCGCACTTCGAGGAAGTCATCGACGACGTGTGCTTCATCAAGTCGATGTGGACCGACCAATTCAACCACGGCCCGGCGCAGCTCCTGATGCACACCGGCAGCCAGATCCCCGGCTCGCCATCGGCCGGTGCATGGTCCACCTACGGGCTCGGCTCGGAGAATTCGAATCTGCCCGGCTTCATCGTGCTCACGTCCGGCGGGAAGAATCCGGACGCGGGGAAATCCGTCTGGGGTGCCGGCTATCTGCCCAGCGTTTACCAGGGCGTGCAATGCCGCTCGCAGGGCGAGCCGGTGCTTTACCTGAGCAATCCCGACGGCGTCTCGCAGGCGCTGCGCCGGAAGACGCTCGACGCGCTCAATGACCTGAACCAGCGGGTCGCCACCGACTTCGGCGATCCCGAGACGGTCACGCGCATCGCCCAGTACGAGATGGCCTTCCGCATGCAGATCCATGCGTCGGACGCCTTTGACATGAAGCACGAGTCCGAGGCGACGCACCGGCTCTACGGCACCCGCCCGGGGCAGGAATCCTTCGCAAACAATTGCCTGCTCGCACGTCGCCTGGCGGAGCGCGGCGTGCGCTTCATCCAGCTCTTCGACTGGGGCTGGGACTCGCACGGCACGGACAAGGGCACGGACCTGAAGCAGGGCTTCGTGGACAAGTGCAACGAGATCGACCGGCCCATCGCCGCGCTGCTGAAGGACCTCAAGCAGCGAGGCTTGTTAGAAGAAACGCTCGTCATCTGGAGCGGTGAATTCGGACGCACGCCGATGCGTGAGAATCGCGGCGGCGTGGAGATGCCCTTCGTCGGCCGGGATCATCATACCGGTGCCTTCACCGTGTGGGTCGCCGGTGGCGGCGTGAAGCCCGGCTTCTCATATGGCGAGACGGACCCGGTGGGCTACGACGCCATCATCGACAAGGTCAGCGCCCACGACTTCCACGCCACGCTGATGACGCTGCTCGGCTTCGACCACAAGCGGCTGACCTATCCATTCCAAGGGCTCGACCAACGGCTGTCGAACGTCACCAAGCCCTCGCGCGTGGTGAAGGAGATCTTCGCGTGA
- a CDS encoding nucleoside deaminase codes for MSHADPRFMRRAIELARTGMNAGAGGPFGAVVVRDGEIVGEGYNRVVATNDPTAHGEVVAIRDACARLGTFSLAGCEIHTTGEPCPMCLGAIHWARIGRIYYGFSISDAAAIGFDDREFYRQFSLPLHEREVPVHESPGQEAKELLAEYLALPARRAY; via the coding sequence ATGTCCCACGCCGATCCCCGCTTCATGCGCCGCGCCATCGAGCTCGCCCGCACGGGCATGAATGCAGGCGCGGGCGGTCCCTTCGGCGCGGTGGTGGTGAGGGACGGCGAGATCGTCGGCGAGGGATACAACCGGGTGGTCGCCACGAATGACCCCACGGCCCACGGTGAAGTCGTCGCCATCCGCGACGCGTGCGCGCGTCTCGGCACCTTCAGCCTCGCGGGATGCGAGATCCACACGACCGGCGAGCCCTGCCCGATGTGCCTCGGCGCGATCCACTGGGCGCGCATCGGCCGCATCTACTATGGATTCAGTATTTCGGACGCCGCGGCCATCGGCTTCGACGACCGGGAATTCTACCGGCAGTTCTCCCTCCCGCTGCACGAGCGCGAGGTGCCGGTCCACGAGTCACCCGGCCAAGAGGCGAAGGAGCTGCTGGCGGAGTACCTCGCCCTGCCGGCCCGGCGGGCTTACTAG
- the rnhC gene encoding ribonuclease HIII: protein MSLTSHTAPLTAAQAARLREVLEERGYEFEAKPYTLYAAKKGKLNVSVYEKGPKVLVQGKETEDFIRFILEPEVLGEAKLGYEEELDPEMFAPHFGIDESGKGDYFGPLVIAGVYTDASVARALMTAGVMDSKRISSAKRIRDLAARIRDVPGVATSVVAIGPERYNEMFTSFGNLNRLLAWGHAKVIANLASQRPQCPRALSDQFARPDVLARALKQQNLSIQLDQRTKGESDIAVAAASILARERFVEWMDKTSAAGGILLPLGASAAVIEAARQVVAKHGTEALGKVAKLHFKTTSAVTGD from the coding sequence GTGTCCCTGACCTCGCATACCGCGCCGCTCACCGCCGCCCAGGCCGCCCGCCTGCGGGAGGTGCTGGAGGAGCGCGGCTATGAATTCGAGGCGAAGCCATACACGCTCTACGCCGCGAAAAAGGGGAAGCTTAATGTCTCGGTCTATGAAAAGGGGCCGAAGGTGCTGGTGCAGGGAAAGGAGACGGAGGACTTCATCCGCTTCATCCTGGAGCCCGAGGTGCTCGGCGAGGCGAAGCTCGGCTACGAGGAGGAGCTGGATCCGGAGATGTTTGCCCCGCACTTCGGCATCGATGAGAGCGGCAAGGGCGACTACTTCGGCCCGCTCGTCATCGCCGGTGTATATACAGATGCCTCCGTCGCGCGCGCGCTGATGACCGCCGGCGTGATGGACTCGAAGCGTATCTCCAGCGCGAAGCGCATCCGCGACCTCGCCGCGAGGATCCGCGACGTGCCCGGCGTGGCGACTTCCGTGGTGGCGATCGGCCCGGAACGCTACAACGAGATGTTCACTTCCTTCGGGAACCTGAACCGATTGCTCGCGTGGGGCCACGCCAAGGTCATTGCAAATCTTGCAAGCCAGCGGCCGCAGTGCCCGCGCGCGCTGAGCGACCAATTCGCCCGGCCGGACGTGCTCGCCCGCGCGCTGAAGCAGCAAAATTTATCCATCCAGCTCGACCAGCGGACGAAGGGCGAATCCGACATCGCGGTGGCCGCCGCCTCCATCCTCGCGCGCGAACGCTTCGTGGAGTGGATGGACAAGACCTCCGCCGCCGGAGGCATCCTGCTGCCGCTGGGCGCATCCGCCGCGGTCATCGAGGCCGCGAGGCAAGTGGTGGCCAAACATGGAACCGAAGCCCTTGGCAAGGTTGCAAAACTGCATTTCAAGACTACGTCTGCCGTCACAGGCGATTGA
- a CDS encoding helix-turn-helix domain-containing protein gives MKLEACHDESAGGADTIVAPATPVGGEFDWNDSRTKEGSSRAGMAAMPECNNPGIRKAIRTIRDEYSRPLTVTSLARECGMSVRSLHRLYRSATGNTIGQDLIARRVEAAATMLREDNVKLEPVAIETGLGNAKNLCRLFREHFGQTPGQWKESFHGRRSGAA, from the coding sequence ATGAAACTCGAAGCATGCCATGATGAGTCCGCCGGAGGCGCGGACACGATCGTAGCTCCCGCCACCCCTGTCGGCGGAGAGTTCGATTGGAATGACTCCCGGACGAAGGAGGGATCCTCCCGTGCCGGGATGGCTGCGATGCCGGAGTGCAACAACCCTGGCATCCGCAAGGCGATCCGCACCATCCGTGACGAGTATTCGCGTCCGCTGACCGTCACCTCGCTGGCACGCGAGTGCGGCATGTCCGTGCGCTCCCTGCACCGGCTGTACCGCTCCGCCACCGGGAATACGATCGGCCAGGACCTCATCGCCCGGCGGGTGGAAGCCGCCGCGACGATGCTGCGCGAGGACAATGTGAAGCTGGAGCCCGTGGCCATCGAGACCGGCCTCGGCAATGCCAAGAACCTGTGCCGGCTCTTCCGCGAGCACTTCGGCCAGACACCCGGACAGTGGAAGGAGTCCTTCCACGGACGCCGCAGCGGAGCGGCCTGA